The Carnobacterium mobile DSM 4848 genome includes a window with the following:
- a CDS encoding putative glycoside hydrolase codes for MTHTKKWMGTFILSASLFLAVPFAAQAEDEKQAEPIEINSQPLLSIPKKFPAQFSYDSGIDIPYPEKGVKGIYVTAYSAGGTQKMAELSDFVTTNGLNSMVIDVKDDTGNITMDIGSDNETVKKSTQDFVSDPKTMMENLEKNQIYPIGRIVVFKDTLLAEAKPELSFKRADGSVWKNGNGDAFVNPFSKDVWDYNVEVAKQAAKMGFKEIQFDYVRFPEGFETQSDSLTYSRGDYQDSEIDEVQQRVSAVTDFVEYAREELRPYGVEVSVDIFGYSATVPEAPGIGQNFSKISNNVDVISSMIYPSHWGSYFGISKPDLEPYKLVTEYMKVENELLEGLETPPKSRPWLQDFTASYLGAGNYIEYGAAQVEDQIRALHEAGVDEFLLWDANNTYTPGVNYNLN; via the coding sequence ATGACACATACTAAAAAATGGATGGGTACATTTATTTTAAGTGCATCACTCTTCCTAGCTGTTCCTTTTGCTGCACAAGCAGAAGATGAAAAGCAAGCTGAGCCCATCGAAATCAATAGTCAACCTCTTTTAAGTATTCCAAAGAAATTTCCGGCTCAATTTTCATATGACAGCGGCATTGATATCCCCTATCCGGAAAAAGGCGTTAAAGGTATTTATGTTACAGCCTACTCAGCTGGCGGAACACAAAAAATGGCTGAATTATCTGATTTTGTAACAACAAATGGTTTGAATTCAATGGTAATTGATGTTAAAGATGATACTGGGAACATTACAATGGATATCGGTTCAGACAATGAGACGGTGAAGAAAAGCACGCAAGACTTTGTCAGTGATCCTAAGACAATGATGGAAAATTTGGAAAAAAATCAAATTTATCCGATTGGACGGATCGTAGTCTTTAAAGATACTTTATTAGCGGAAGCTAAACCTGAATTGTCATTTAAACGTGCCGATGGCAGCGTTTGGAAAAATGGCAATGGCGATGCTTTTGTTAACCCATTTTCAAAAGATGTGTGGGACTATAACGTTGAAGTAGCTAAACAAGCAGCTAAAATGGGATTCAAAGAAATTCAATTTGACTATGTCCGTTTCCCTGAAGGGTTCGAAACGCAAAGTGATAGCTTAACTTACTCACGCGGCGACTACCAAGATAGTGAAATAGATGAAGTTCAACAACGCGTCTCAGCGGTTACAGATTTTGTTGAATACGCTCGTGAAGAACTACGGCCGTATGGAGTTGAAGTTTCAGTAGATATCTTTGGTTATTCAGCAACCGTACCTGAAGCTCCTGGCATTGGTCAAAATTTCAGTAAAATATCTAATAATGTAGATGTTATTTCTTCAATGATTTATCCAAGCCACTGGGGTTCTTACTTTGGCATTTCGAAGCCTGATTTAGAACCTTACAAATTAGTGACGGAATATATGAAAGTTGAAAATGAACTTTTAGAAGGATTAGAAACTCCGCCTAAATCAAGACCTTGGTTACAAGACTTTACAGCTTCCTATTTGGGTGCTGGCAACTATATCGAATACGGTGCAGCACAAGTAGAAGACCAAATTCGTGCGTTACATGAAGCAGGTGTAGACGAGTTCCTATTATGGGATGCCAATAATACTTATACTCCAGGTGTGAACTACAACTTAAATTAA
- a CDS encoding polysaccharide deacetylase family protein, protein MKKTVLSFTLMSALLLSACQTNDPAQSDEKSSESALTQSSEAVSESASTESSESQADSSEAKKDETQPQEYTYRVNPDTFVIEPLNDGDDTKVALLTFDDAPDEHAVEIATKMKEINAPAVFFINGMYIESDEGKEKLKEIYDMGFEIGNHTQTHADLSSISPEEQREEILKTNELIYETIGVKPRFFRAPFGINTDTSAEVIAEEDMVFMNWTYGYDWEPEYQDAAALTDIMLHTEYLGDGANLLMHDRAWTNEAAVDIAEGLKDQGYTLIDPALIESPESEGSNE, encoded by the coding sequence ATGAAAAAAACAGTTTTAAGTTTTACTTTAATGAGTGCTTTATTGTTAAGTGCTTGCCAAACGAATGACCCGGCACAATCTGATGAAAAGTCTTCAGAATCAGCTTTAACTCAATCTTCTGAAGCCGTTTCAGAGTCTGCTAGCACTGAAAGCAGTGAATCGCAAGCTGATTCATCAGAAGCGAAAAAAGATGAAACACAACCTCAAGAATATACATACCGAGTGAATCCAGATACATTCGTTATTGAACCGTTAAATGACGGAGATGATACAAAAGTTGCCTTGTTGACGTTTGATGATGCTCCAGATGAGCACGCGGTTGAAATCGCTACTAAAATGAAGGAAATCAACGCTCCTGCAGTCTTTTTCATCAATGGAATGTATATTGAATCGGATGAAGGAAAAGAAAAATTAAAAGAGATTTACGATATGGGATTCGAAATTGGAAACCATACACAAACTCATGCAGATCTAAGTTCTATCAGCCCGGAAGAACAACGTGAAGAAATTTTGAAAACAAATGAACTGATTTATGAAACGATCGGTGTTAAACCTCGCTTCTTCCGTGCGCCATTCGGAATAAATACAGATACTTCAGCTGAAGTAATAGCAGAAGAAGATATGGTATTTATGAATTGGACTTATGGTTACGACTGGGAACCTGAATACCAAGATGCTGCAGCCTTGACTGATATTATGTTGCATACCGAGTATCTAGGTGATGGAGCTAACTTATTAATGCACGACCGTGCTTGGACAAATGAAGCAGCGGTTGATATTGCAGAAGGATTAAAAGATCAAGGGTATACTCTGATCGATCCTGCTCTAATTGAATCTCCAGAAAGCGAGGGATCAAACGAATGA
- a CDS encoding YkyA family protein gives MKKRTKTVYALAAAFFLTGCANDGIADALKSTEAIEPEENTLLSELNKVTKQEKALQETFEKTLDESDSLTQFSDGTAPVFENVKNRKTAISAIKKATGEMKETQKSLAENDGDKVPKEEIEGLSEEIKKLTASLDDYSKQYEKNLKEEETYYQSLADEEATYKTLTDGITKLNEEDTKTKELLNQLNEQFKTLKKQRTEAEEKLNSLSESSK, from the coding sequence ATGAAAAAAAGAACCAAAACAGTTTATGCATTAGCTGCCGCTTTCTTTTTAACTGGCTGTGCAAATGACGGCATTGCAGATGCTTTGAAAAGTACTGAAGCAATCGAACCTGAAGAAAACACCTTGTTGTCAGAATTAAACAAAGTGACTAAGCAAGAAAAAGCTTTACAGGAAACTTTTGAAAAGACATTGGATGAAAGCGATAGTTTGACTCAATTCTCTGATGGAACTGCTCCTGTTTTTGAAAACGTTAAGAACCGGAAAACAGCAATATCGGCGATAAAAAAAGCCACTGGTGAAATGAAAGAAACACAAAAAAGTTTAGCTGAAAACGATGGCGATAAAGTACCTAAAGAAGAAATTGAGGGCTTATCTGAAGAAATAAAAAAACTTACTGCTTCTCTTGATGACTATTCGAAGCAATATGAAAAAAACTTGAAGGAAGAAGAAACATATTACCAATCATTAGCTGATGAAGAAGCTACTTATAAAACTTTGACAGACGGCATTACTAAATTGAATGAAGAAGATACTAAAACAAAAGAGCTTTTGAACCAACTGAATGAGCAATTTAAAACGCTGAAAAAACAACGTACCGAAGCAGAAGAAAAATTAAACTCATTATCAGAATCAAGTAAATAA
- the lspA gene encoding signal peptidase II, with protein sequence MFLYYIFAAVIIGIDQWTKYLTVTHIPLHDVVEVVPGVLSWMYLQNSGAAWSILEGQMWFFYLITLVVVGVIIYYLQKYGKNSRLLSIALAFILAGAVGNFIDRLRIEYVVDMIRLEFIDFPIFNVADMSLFIGVALMLLYVVLDETDKKRKSQQ encoded by the coding sequence ATGTTTTTATATTATATTTTCGCAGCTGTTATTATTGGAATTGATCAATGGACAAAATATTTAACGGTTACGCATATTCCTTTACATGATGTAGTAGAAGTGGTCCCGGGTGTCTTATCGTGGATGTACCTACAGAATTCTGGCGCTGCATGGAGTATCTTAGAAGGCCAAATGTGGTTTTTTTATCTGATTACGCTTGTGGTAGTCGGCGTCATCATCTATTACTTACAAAAATATGGCAAAAACAGCCGTTTGTTGTCTATTGCCCTGGCTTTTATTTTGGCAGGAGCAGTCGGTAATTTTATTGATCGTCTCCGAATCGAATATGTGGTAGATATGATTCGATTAGAATTTATTGATTTTCCTATTTTTAATGTAGCCGATATGTCATTATTTATTGGCGTCGCATTAATGCTGTTGTATGTCGTGCTCGATGAAACAGATAAAAAAAGAAAGAGTCAGCAATAA
- a CDS encoding RluA family pseudouridine synthase produces MSQTYQFKINQEKGRLDKVIVELLPAITRSHIQQWIKEGAVTVNDKQVKANYHVQAGDMIYIEEPELVPLDVQAENIPIEVVYEDDDLLVVNKPQGMVVHPSAGHQTGTLVNALMYHTKNLSGINGTIRPGIVHRIDKDTSGLLMVAKNERAHEKLAAQLKDHTSLREYYALVHGVIPHDKGTIDAPLGRSKNDRKKQDIIDDGRSAITHFQVLERFNDFTLVSLQLETGRTHQIRVHMKYIGYPLAGDPTYGPRKTLPGNGQFLHARVLGFNHPTTGEFLTFEAPLPEIFENTLTELRENR; encoded by the coding sequence ATGTCACAAACCTATCAATTTAAAATAAATCAAGAAAAAGGACGTTTAGATAAAGTTATTGTAGAATTACTGCCGGCGATCACTCGTTCGCATATCCAACAATGGATTAAAGAAGGGGCTGTAACAGTCAACGATAAGCAAGTCAAAGCCAACTATCACGTGCAAGCGGGAGATATGATTTACATTGAGGAGCCTGAGCTAGTTCCTTTGGATGTACAGGCAGAAAACATTCCCATTGAAGTTGTTTATGAAGATGACGATTTGTTAGTCGTCAATAAACCGCAAGGAATGGTGGTTCATCCATCTGCTGGGCACCAAACAGGTACGCTGGTCAATGCGTTGATGTACCATACTAAAAATTTATCTGGTATCAACGGAACCATTCGTCCTGGTATTGTTCACCGTATCGATAAAGATACCAGCGGATTATTAATGGTCGCAAAAAATGAACGTGCCCATGAGAAGTTAGCTGCCCAGTTAAAAGACCATACTTCTTTACGTGAATACTATGCTTTAGTTCATGGAGTCATTCCTCATGATAAAGGAACGATCGATGCTCCATTGGGCCGGTCAAAAAATGATCGAAAAAAACAAGATATTATCGACGACGGTCGTTCAGCTATTACTCATTTCCAAGTGCTAGAACGCTTTAACGATTTCACACTGGTTTCTTTACAATTGGAAACTGGAAGAACCCATCAAATTAGAGTGCACATGAAATATATTGGTTACCCGCTTGCAGGTGATCCAACCTATGGACCGCGCAAAACTCTACCAGGAAATGGTCAGTTTTTGCATGCACGCGTTCTTGGCTTCAACCATCCTACAACAGGCGAATTTTTAACTTTTGAAGCTCCGCTACCGGAAATTTTTGAAAATACTTTAACTGAATTAAGAGAAAACCGTTGA
- the pyrR gene encoding bifunctional pyr operon transcriptional regulator/uracil phosphoribosyltransferase PyrR gives MKFKSEVEVVDEAAMKRALTRITYEIIERNKGIEDLVLVGIKTRGIYVAERIAARMQQIEGVAIPVGKLDISLYRDDVHTSDGREPEIKGTDIPFSIEGKQVILIDDVLFTGRTIRAALDALMDIGRPSKISLAVLVDRGHRELPIRADFVGKNIPTSLEEQIKVAMQEVDGEDHVLIQKLN, from the coding sequence ATGAAATTTAAATCTGAAGTAGAAGTGGTAGATGAAGCTGCTATGAAACGTGCTTTGACTCGGATTACTTACGAGATCATTGAACGAAATAAAGGTATCGAAGATTTAGTTCTGGTGGGCATCAAGACCCGTGGAATTTATGTCGCTGAACGAATTGCTGCACGCATGCAGCAGATTGAAGGAGTTGCTATTCCGGTCGGCAAATTAGATATTTCTCTTTATCGCGATGATGTACACACTAGTGATGGACGTGAACCCGAAATAAAAGGAACGGATATTCCTTTTTCTATTGAAGGCAAACAAGTCATTTTAATTGATGACGTTTTGTTTACCGGACGGACGATTCGAGCTGCTTTGGACGCATTAATGGATATTGGACGCCCCAGTAAAATATCGTTAGCTGTGTTAGTTGACCGTGGGCATCGAGAATTGCCAATTCGAGCTGATTTCGTTGGAAAAAATATTCCTACTTCCTTAGAAGAACAAATCAAAGTAGCTATGCAAGAAGTGGATGGCGAAGACCATGTACTGATTCAAAAATTAAATTAA
- a CDS encoding dihydroorotase, with translation MSLWLKNTTIINQQGQLEASEVFLNKGIIEAVGSDLSFQGKRANQIIDAQGALLTPGLIDVHVHLREPGFSEKETIKTGTMAAARGGFTTICAMPNVKPEPDTVEKLRAVQEKIRTDAVVKVLQYAPITKGLSTEPLTDQKVLLSAGAFAFTNDGVGVQTAGTMYLAMKEAAKNKTVIVAHTEDESLLFGGVMHEGTRNKELDLPGILSVTESSQIARDVLLSEATGAHYHVCHVSTKESVRIIRDAKRAGIPVTAEVTPHHLLLTEQDIPKDSALYKMNPPLRSPSDREALIEGLLDGTIDMIATDHAPHTIEEKNGSMMQAPFGVTGSETAFSLLYTHFVEKNIFTLAQLVEWLTIRPAKVFGLSAGTMEIGQKADLALFDLQTEKELLAEEYQSKAINTPFTGWKVKGQTFMTIVDGKIVYTGNC, from the coding sequence GTGTCATTATGGCTTAAAAATACAACGATTATCAATCAGCAGGGGCAGCTGGAAGCAAGTGAAGTATTTCTAAATAAAGGCATCATTGAAGCTGTCGGATCTGACTTGTCTTTTCAAGGAAAACGGGCAAATCAGATCATCGATGCTCAAGGAGCTTTACTTACGCCTGGGTTGATTGATGTACATGTTCATTTACGAGAACCGGGTTTTTCAGAAAAAGAAACGATTAAAACGGGAACAATGGCGGCTGCTCGCGGCGGGTTTACGACTATTTGTGCAATGCCTAATGTGAAACCTGAACCAGATACCGTCGAAAAACTGAGGGCTGTACAAGAAAAAATAAGAACTGACGCTGTAGTAAAGGTTTTGCAGTATGCGCCGATTACCAAAGGGTTAAGCACTGAACCACTCACCGACCAAAAAGTATTGCTTTCAGCTGGAGCTTTTGCGTTTACAAATGACGGAGTGGGAGTACAAACTGCCGGGACAATGTACTTGGCTATGAAAGAAGCGGCTAAAAATAAAACCGTTATTGTTGCACATACAGAAGATGAGTCTTTATTATTTGGCGGAGTGATGCACGAAGGCACCCGCAATAAAGAACTGGATTTGCCCGGTATCTTAAGTGTTACTGAATCCAGTCAGATTGCGCGCGATGTATTGCTCAGCGAAGCTACAGGCGCTCATTATCATGTCTGCCATGTTTCTACTAAAGAAAGTGTTCGGATTATCCGTGATGCTAAACGAGCTGGAATTCCTGTAACAGCAGAAGTAACCCCTCATCATCTGCTATTGACAGAACAAGACATTCCCAAAGACTCAGCACTTTATAAAATGAACCCGCCATTAAGGAGCCCGTCAGACCGTGAAGCTCTGATTGAAGGGTTGCTAGATGGTACGATTGATATGATTGCAACTGATCATGCACCTCATACAATTGAGGAAAAAAATGGCAGTATGATGCAGGCACCCTTTGGGGTAACCGGCAGCGAAACAGCTTTCTCTTTATTGTATACGCACTTTGTTGAAAAAAATATCTTTACATTAGCTCAACTAGTAGAGTGGCTGACGATACGACCAGCAAAAGTTTTTGGTCTGAGTGCAGGTACTATGGAAATTGGACAAAAAGCTGATTTGGCTTTGTTTGATCTGCAAACTGAAAAAGAACTTCTTGCTGAAGAATACCAATCAAAAGCAATTAACACACCCTTTACCGGATGGAAAGTAAAAGGACAGACATTTATGACTATCGTTGATGGAAAAATCGTTTATACAGGAAATTGCTAA
- a CDS encoding dihydroorotate dehydrogenase: MNKLSVSLPGLDLKNPIMPASGTFGFGDLYTDRYDYSILGALIIKSTTLESRIGNAEPCYHHLDNGVLNAVGLRNPGVDVIVNEKLPALEKFDTPIIASVAGTTISDYVEVTKKLCHSPIVKALEINLSCPNVADGGLTFGSNPEAVYQMTKAVKSVATVPIYVKLTPNVTDITEIAKAAEAGGADGISVINTLLGMSIDLETKQPFLANKTGGLSGSAIKPIAVRMIYQVSRAVSIPVIGMGGISTVDEVLEMLMAGASAVAIGTANYNNPMICKELIEALPGRMDELGIASIESLIKEVKAGQNSEY; encoded by the coding sequence ATCAATAAATTAAGCGTATCATTACCAGGACTGGATTTAAAAAATCCTATCATGCCGGCAAGCGGAACTTTTGGTTTTGGCGATCTTTATACAGATCGCTACGATTATAGTATCTTAGGAGCTCTGATCATCAAATCAACAACACTTGAATCGCGAATCGGCAATGCTGAACCATGTTACCATCATTTGGACAATGGAGTATTAAATGCCGTCGGTTTACGCAACCCTGGTGTTGATGTGATCGTTAATGAAAAATTGCCAGCTCTAGAAAAATTTGACACGCCGATTATTGCAAGTGTAGCTGGAACAACGATTTCTGATTATGTAGAAGTAACAAAAAAACTTTGTCACTCGCCAATTGTGAAAGCTCTTGAAATCAATCTGTCTTGTCCAAATGTAGCAGATGGAGGATTAACGTTCGGTTCAAATCCTGAAGCTGTTTATCAGATGACCAAAGCGGTCAAATCAGTGGCTACTGTTCCAATTTATGTTAAATTAACACCTAACGTAACGGATATTACTGAGATCGCTAAAGCTGCTGAAGCTGGCGGAGCAGACGGGATCAGTGTGATCAATACACTTTTAGGCATGAGTATTGATTTAGAGACCAAACAACCTTTTTTAGCCAATAAAACGGGCGGCTTATCCGGTTCGGCTATAAAACCGATTGCCGTTCGAATGATTTACCAGGTTTCCCGGGCTGTATCGATTCCCGTCATCGGGATGGGTGGCATTTCGACAGTCGATGAAGTTCTTGAAATGCTGATGGCAGGTGCTAGCGCAGTAGCCATAGGAACAGCTAATTATAACAATCCTATGATTTGTAAAGAATTGATTGAAGCTTTACCAGGGCGAATGGATGAACTAGGAATTGCATCTATCGAATCCTTGATCAAAGAAGTAAAGGCAGGTCAGAATAGTGAATACTAA
- the pyrF gene encoding orotidine-5'-phosphate decarboxylase: protein MNTKPIIALDFSTSEEIKQFLSHFKDESLFVKVGMELYYQNGPEIVKYMKELGHEIFLDLKLHDIPNTVKRSMKGLAALDIDMINVHAAGGSEMMEAAMDGILAGTPAGSTRPDLIAVTQLTSTTPEAMRREQLIEVPLLQSVIHYAQLTQTAGLDGVVCSALEARLIKKNTASDFLCVTPGIRPSGEEKGDQKRVATPTSAYEEGASHIVVGRPITLAQDPVAAYHLIKNQWNGDKY, encoded by the coding sequence GTGAATACTAAACCCATTATTGCGTTAGATTTTTCAACAAGTGAAGAGATAAAACAGTTTTTAAGTCATTTTAAAGATGAATCGTTATTTGTCAAAGTAGGGATGGAGCTTTATTATCAAAATGGTCCTGAAATCGTTAAGTATATGAAAGAACTAGGGCATGAGATTTTTTTAGATTTGAAATTACACGATATACCGAACACGGTCAAGCGATCCATGAAAGGTCTGGCAGCTTTGGATATCGATATGATCAATGTACATGCAGCTGGAGGCAGTGAAATGATGGAAGCTGCAATGGATGGTATTCTTGCGGGCACTCCAGCCGGGAGTACGCGGCCGGATTTAATTGCCGTTACTCAGCTGACTTCGACTACGCCCGAAGCTATGCGGAGAGAACAATTGATCGAAGTTCCTTTATTGCAAAGTGTTATCCATTACGCTCAATTAACTCAAACAGCCGGATTAGATGGGGTCGTTTGCTCTGCTTTAGAAGCACGGCTGATCAAAAAGAATACCGCTTCGGACTTTTTATGTGTAACTCCCGGGATCCGACCTAGCGGCGAAGAAAAAGGCGATCAGAAACGGGTCGCTACACCTACATCAGCTTATGAAGAAGGGGCCAGCCATATCGTGGTCGGTCGTCCCATTACATTGGCCCAAGACCCCGTAGCAGCTTATCATTTAATCAAAAATCAATGGAACGGAGATAAATATTAA
- the pyrE gene encoding orotate phosphoribosyltransferase, whose protein sequence is MTVEKTIAKHLLDIKAVSLNPTSPFTWASGMKSPIYCDNRITMGYPSVRKKIAQDMADLIRENYPDVEVIAGTATAGIPHAAWVAEVLDLPMVYIRSKAKDHGKGNQIEGRLIPGQKMVVIEDLISTGGSVIEACEAAAKEGAEILGVAAIFTYELPKGIENFKQHDISLKTLTNYTTLIEVALETKTIESEEVSLLKQWKKDPLNWKK, encoded by the coding sequence ATGACAGTCGAAAAAACAATAGCAAAGCACTTATTAGATATTAAAGCCGTAAGTTTAAACCCAACTAGTCCCTTTACTTGGGCAAGCGGAATGAAAAGCCCAATTTATTGCGATAATCGTATTACGATGGGGTATCCGTCGGTTCGAAAAAAGATCGCACAGGATATGGCAGATTTGATTCGAGAAAATTATCCTGATGTAGAAGTGATCGCCGGTACGGCTACAGCGGGAATCCCACATGCGGCGTGGGTTGCGGAAGTATTAGATTTACCTATGGTCTATATCCGCAGCAAAGCAAAAGATCATGGCAAAGGCAACCAAATTGAAGGCCGGTTAATACCCGGACAGAAAATGGTCGTGATCGAAGATCTCATCTCAACAGGCGGAAGTGTCATTGAAGCTTGTGAAGCAGCAGCCAAAGAGGGGGCAGAGATCCTTGGGGTAGCTGCTATCTTCACTTATGAATTGCCAAAAGGGATAGAAAATTTTAAACAACACGACATCTCATTAAAAACATTAACGAACTACACGACTTTAATTGAAGTTGCATTAGAAACGAAAACCATCGAATCAGAAGAGGTCAGTCTATTAAAACAATGGAAAAAAGATCCGTTGAATTGGAAAAAATAA
- a CDS encoding MFS transporter, whose translation MVFYVLIAWLPEIVMQQGISSDQSGWLLSMMQLALLPFTFIIPIVAGRMSDQRLLVSITSILLITGILGLLYGGSSLIILWIVLIGIGGGCAFGLAMMFFGLRTENAHQAAELSGMAQSFGYLLAAIGPMLFGYLHDVTNSWDSPLWLLVGAALLLFVCGQGAAKNRFVSSSN comes from the coding sequence TTGGTATTCTATGTCCTAATTGCTTGGTTACCTGAAATAGTGATGCAACAAGGAATAAGTTCTGATCAGTCAGGATGGCTGCTTTCCATGATGCAACTGGCTTTGCTTCCTTTTACTTTTATTATCCCTATTGTTGCTGGTCGTATGTCTGATCAACGCTTATTAGTCAGCATAACATCAATTTTACTAATAACAGGTATTTTGGGATTGCTTTATGGCGGTTCGAGTTTAATTATTTTATGGATTGTCTTGATTGGTATTGGAGGAGGATGTGCTTTTGGCCTAGCGATGATGTTTTTCGGCTTACGAACCGAAAATGCACATCAAGCAGCAGAATTATCCGGTATGGCTCAGTCTTTTGGGTACCTGCTTGCTGCAATTGGCCCTATGCTCTTTGGATATCTGCATGATGTAACGAATAGCTGGGATAGTCCGTTATGGCTGTTAGTAGGAGCAGCTCTGTTGCTCTTCGTTTGTGGTCAAGGTGCTGCAAAAAATCGGTTTGTCAGTTCTAGTAACTAG
- a CDS encoding MFS transporter — translation MDDDFRNHFIATNLRAPLTSVRPLVGHIRDQLQLSNALAGMITTLPLLAFAFISPFVPRLGRKFGIEFMVLCAIIFLTFGILIRSTSGTANLYIGTAMLGLAISVCNVLLPSLIKREFPRKIGVMTGVYSISMNLFGAIASGISIPIMMKSGYGWQGALGIWGILSFLSIFFWMPQMKKQHHLKAADTYIKPTQAKVNLWRSPLALASNFIHGTPIIGILCPNCLVT, via the coding sequence TTGGATGATGATTTTAGGAATCATTTTATAGCGACCAATCTGCGAGCTCCTTTAACCTCGGTCAGACCGTTAGTTGGTCACATTAGAGATCAATTACAACTATCGAATGCATTAGCTGGTATGATTACTACACTCCCTCTACTCGCTTTCGCCTTTATTTCACCTTTTGTGCCTAGGTTAGGACGGAAATTTGGTATAGAGTTTATGGTTTTATGTGCAATTATTTTTTTGACTTTTGGTATCCTCATCCGTTCTACATCTGGTACGGCTAATTTATATATTGGAACAGCTATGCTAGGACTCGCTATTTCTGTGTGTAATGTCTTGCTGCCAAGTCTTATTAAACGAGAATTTCCTAGAAAAATTGGGGTAATGACTGGTGTGTATTCTATTTCGATGAATTTGTTTGGAGCTATAGCTTCAGGTATTAGCATCCCTATTATGATGAAATCAGGTTATGGCTGGCAAGGTGCTCTAGGAATTTGGGGAATATTAAGCTTTCTTTCCATCTTCTTTTGGATGCCGCAAATGAAAAAACAGCACCATCTAAAAGCAGCCGACACGTATATCAAACCAACACAGGCTAAAGTCAATTTATGGCGTTCGCCATTAGCCTTGGCAAGTAACTTTATTCATGGGACTCCAATCATTGGTATTCTATGTCCTAATTGCTTGGTTACCTGA